In the Anaerolineales bacterium genome, one interval contains:
- the secE gene encoding preprotein translocase subunit SecE, with protein MPDNRSARHEMNFFQKIWFKIQRFFQETIGELRKVSWPTRREAIRLTWIVILVIVVMAFILGGLDLIYARIFAVILG; from the coding sequence TCTGCTCGCCATGAGATGAATTTCTTCCAGAAAATCTGGTTTAAAATCCAGAGATTCTTCCAGGAAACGATTGGAGAATTAAGGAAGGTATCATGGCCTACCCGTAGGGAGGCTATACGACTGACTTGGATAGTCATCCTGGTCATTGTGGTAATGGCGTTCATCCTGGGCGGTCTCGATTTGATCTACGCTCGGATTTTTGCGGTGATCCTGGGTTAA
- a CDS encoding 50S ribosomal protein L1 yields MAKHGKKYLAAVAKIDETHWYTPEEAVKLVKETHFVKFDSTVEVHMRLGVDPRHADQQVRDVVVLPHGLGKAVRVLVFAQGEGAALAREAGADVVADDDETIAKIQGGWTEFDVAIATPDLMGKVGRLGRVLGPRGLMPNPKAGTVVPAEDLPRVINESKAGRVEFRVDKTANLHIPIGKASFDEKQLYENLAALMEAIKKARPASVKGTFIKRITLTSTMGPGIKLDPMEAQSMAVAE; encoded by the coding sequence ATGGCAAAGCATGGAAAGAAGTATTTAGCTGCAGTAGCTAAAATTGATGAGACGCATTGGTATACCCCTGAAGAGGCGGTAAAGCTTGTTAAAGAAACGCACTTCGTAAAGTTTGATTCGACTGTGGAAGTCCATATGCGGCTGGGTGTCGATCCCCGTCATGCGGACCAGCAGGTTCGTGATGTGGTCGTGCTCCCACATGGGCTGGGCAAGGCCGTCAGGGTACTGGTGTTTGCCCAAGGTGAAGGGGCAGCCCTGGCACGTGAAGCCGGTGCTGATGTCGTGGCTGACGATGACGAGACCATCGCCAAGATCCAAGGCGGTTGGACTGAGTTTGATGTCGCCATCGCCACCCCTGACCTGATGGGTAAGGTCGGCCGTTTGGGCCGTGTGCTTGGCCCGCGTGGCTTGATGCCCAACCCGAAAGCTGGCACGGTAGTACCTGCGGAAGACCTGCCGCGAGTGATCAATGAATCGAAAGCCGGCCGTGTTGAGTTCAGAGTGGATAAGACCGCCAACCTGCATATCCCTATTGGAAAAGCCTCCTTTGATGAGAAGCAGCTGTACGAAAACCTGGCAGCCCTCATGGAAGCCATCAAGAAAGCTCGCCCTGCAAGCGTGAAGGGTACTTTTATCAAGCGTATCACGCTAACATCCACCATGGGTCCTGGCATTAAATTAGACCCGATGGAAGCTCAAAGCATGGCGGTCGCAGAATAA
- a CDS encoding DNA-binding response regulator, whose protein sequence is MSARILIIEDDEAILRFLRRGLAYEGYQVDTAIDGHSGLASARDNPPDLVVLDIMLPGIDGLEVCRRLRAGGPVPILILTAKDSVNDRVMGLDVGADDYMVKPFNLDELLARIRALLRRAQPSRPQVLRFADLILDTGTRQASRGDRVISLTAKEYELLELFLRHPRQVLTREMIFDRVWGYDFGGESNIIEVYIRYLRQKLEVQGEQRLLHTVRGMGYVLREPS, encoded by the coding sequence ATGAGCGCACGAATTCTAATAATTGAAGACGATGAGGCCATCCTTCGGTTCTTGCGCCGCGGCCTGGCCTATGAAGGTTATCAGGTGGACACTGCTATCGACGGGCATTCGGGTCTGGCTTCAGCGCGCGACAATCCTCCAGACCTGGTCGTCCTGGACATCATGCTTCCAGGAATCGATGGCCTTGAAGTATGCAGGCGCTTACGAGCCGGTGGTCCGGTGCCCATCCTGATCCTGACTGCCAAAGATTCGGTCAATGACCGGGTGATGGGGTTGGATGTTGGGGCAGACGACTATATGGTCAAGCCATTCAATTTGGATGAGCTCCTGGCTCGCATTCGTGCCTTATTACGCCGTGCCCAACCCAGCCGGCCCCAAGTTCTACGATTTGCCGACCTGATCCTCGATACTGGCACCCGCCAGGCATCGCGTGGTGATCGGGTGATCTCACTTACTGCCAAAGAATATGAGCTATTGGAGCTGTTCCTGCGCCACCCACGCCAGGTTTTAACCAGGGAGATGATCTTTGACCGCGTGTGGGGATATGACTTCGGTGGTGAGAGCAACATCATTGAGGTCTATATTCGCTATTTGCGCCAAAAACTTGAGGTTCAAGGGGAACAGCGCCTGCTGCATACTGTGCGTGGTATGGGGTACGTTTTACGCGAACCATCGTAA
- the rplK gene encoding 50S ribosomal protein L11, with product MAKKLKAIVRLQIQAGKANPAPPIGPALAGHGINLMAFCKEYNARTNNRMGEIIPAEISIFTDGSFTFILKTPPAAVLLKKAAGVDKGSAVPNREKVGKVTRKQVREIAELKMKDLNAVDLEGAMRQIEGTARNMGLTVVED from the coding sequence GTGGCGAAGAAACTTAAAGCAATTGTTCGATTGCAGATTCAGGCTGGAAAAGCCAACCCTGCACCTCCGATTGGTCCCGCATTAGCTGGTCATGGGATCAATCTCATGGCATTCTGCAAGGAATATAATGCCCGCACCAATAACCGGATGGGCGAAATTATTCCAGCAGAGATCAGCATCTTCACCGATGGATCTTTCACATTCATCTTGAAGACGCCTCCAGCGGCAGTCTTGTTGAAAAAGGCCGCTGGTGTAGACAAAGGATCAGCTGTGCCCAACCGCGAAAAAGTTGGCAAGGTCACGCGCAAGCAGGTGCGTGAGATTGCTGAGCTCAAGATGAAAGATCTGAATGCGGTTGACCTGGAAGGTGCGATGCGTCAGATCGAAGGCACCGCACGGAACATGGGCTTGACGGTAGTAGAAGACTAA
- the rplJ gene encoding 50S ribosomal protein L10, translating into MVARQGLLIWKGGEITLAITKERKNALITQYSEWLQQSKALVMTQYVGLTMKDIDGLRAKVRDNGGEFHIIKNTLAKKAFEQAGYPVPSAHLEGSTAIIFAFADAPATVKAVTEFAKSSEFLKIKGGFLEKQLLTPEGVKALADLPPLPVVRAQLLGTLLAPASKLVRTLAEPGRMIAAVIKAHAEPEATPA; encoded by the coding sequence CTGGTTGCGAGGCAAGGACTTTTAATTTGGAAAGGAGGTGAAATAACCTTGGCTATAACGAAGGAACGCAAGAACGCATTAATTACCCAATACAGCGAATGGCTGCAGCAAAGCAAAGCTTTGGTGATGACCCAGTACGTGGGTTTGACCATGAAGGACATCGATGGCCTGCGGGCAAAGGTGCGCGATAATGGTGGTGAGTTCCACATCATTAAAAACACTCTGGCAAAGAAGGCTTTCGAGCAAGCCGGATACCCTGTTCCGTCAGCGCACTTGGAAGGCAGCACCGCGATCATCTTTGCCTTTGCAGATGCTCCCGCAACTGTAAAAGCAGTGACCGAATTTGCAAAAAGCTCGGAGTTTTTAAAGATCAAAGGCGGCTTCCTGGAAAAGCAGCTACTTACGCCTGAGGGCGTAAAGGCATTGGCAGATCTACCGCCGTTGCCGGTGGTGCGCGCCCAGTTGTTGGGTACCTTGCTCGCTCCAGCCAGCAAGCTTGTCCGGACACTGGCTGAGCCAGGCAGAATGATCGCAGCGGTTATCAAGGCCCATGCGGAACCTGAAGCAACGCCAGCCTGA
- a CDS encoding 50S ribosomal protein L7/L12: MSDITKLVEELSALTVIEAAELVKKLEEKWGVSAAAPVAVAAGAAAAAGPAPEPVEEKTEFNVVIKDAGAKKIEVIKVIRQLTNLGLKEAKDVAETAGSNVLEAVSKEAATDAKAKLEAAGAVIEVQ; this comes from the coding sequence ATGTCTGACATTACTAAACTGGTTGAGGAACTGAGCGCCCTCACCGTTATTGAAGCTGCTGAGCTTGTTAAAAAATTGGAAGAGAAGTGGGGCGTTTCCGCCGCTGCCCCAGTTGCAGTCGCTGCTGGCGCTGCTGCTGCAGCTGGTCCTGCTCCCGAGCCCGTTGAAGAAAAGACTGAGTTCAACGTGGTGATTAAAGATGCGGGTGCCAAGAAGATTGAAGTCATCAAGGTCATTCGCCAGCTCACCAACCTGGGGCTGAAAGAAGCCAAGGACGTCGCAGAAACCGCTGGTTCCAATGTGCTCGAGGCCGTCAGCAAGGAAGCTGCTACGGATGCCAAGGCAAAATTGGAAGCTGCAGGTGCTGTAATTGAAGTTCAGTAA
- a CDS encoding transcription termination/antitermination protein NusG: protein MTEAYPGQPDELPQEDGRAWYVVHCYSGYENKVRHNLEQRIESMGMKDKIFDVVVPTEEEIEVKEGKRRTVERRVFPGYILVNMIMSEESWYVVRNTPGVTGFVGMGTQPTPLRPEEVAQIIKRMEAEAPHIKVTFRSGERVRIVDGPFNDFRGTVAEIDMERAKVRVMVNFFGRETPVELDFLQVEKA from the coding sequence GTGACGGAGGCCTATCCTGGACAGCCTGATGAGCTGCCTCAGGAAGATGGTCGCGCCTGGTATGTGGTTCATTGTTATTCGGGCTACGAAAATAAGGTTCGCCACAATCTCGAGCAACGCATCGAATCGATGGGGATGAAGGATAAGATTTTCGATGTTGTCGTCCCCACGGAGGAAGAGATCGAGGTCAAGGAAGGGAAACGTCGTACGGTAGAACGCAGGGTTTTCCCGGGTTACATCCTGGTGAACATGATCATGTCGGAAGAGAGTTGGTATGTGGTGCGTAACACGCCTGGTGTTACCGGGTTTGTGGGCATGGGTACCCAACCGACACCCCTCCGCCCGGAGGAAGTGGCGCAGATCATCAAGCGCATGGAAGCCGAAGCGCCCCATATCAAAGTTACATTCCGTTCGGGCGAGCGCGTGCGCATTGTTGATGGGCCGTTCAATGATTTCCGTGGCACCGTAGCGGAAATCGACATGGAACGTGCCAAGGTACGCGTAATGGTAAACTTTTTCGGCCGTGAGACACCGGTCGAGCTTGACTTTTTACAGGTCGAGAAGGCTTAA